A region from the Rosa rugosa chromosome 6, drRosRugo1.1, whole genome shotgun sequence genome encodes:
- the LOC133716742 gene encoding uncharacterized protein LOC133716742, which yields MASQSIASRWIRKRFLKKNDIADEKYEDDLIKRVVEERERPVRRGSIKGRIVVPRYITKGHENLYRDYFADPPIFSDNVFRRRFRMRRHVFLRIQNAVLLCDPYFLQKRNVAGAIGLSSYQKITAALRMLAYGVPADYVDEYVRIGESTALKSLKRFVNAVVVMFGDEYLRPPNSNDIARLLSIGEKRGFPGMLGSIDCMHWRWKNCPSAWQGSHNDINVLDRSSLFDDLATGRAPPVNYLVNGKPYDMGYYLADGIYPTWATFVKTIPAPQGNKKKHFAKQQEGARKDVERAFGVLQARFAIVRGPARLWNQETLKDIMTACIIMHNMIVEDERDDDHYIRNIGRDRDSEIDQIIENYDIVGEPSNVLPSHERTQTLMEFIDNHLRIKDGETHSRLQGDLIEHLWQLHGGE from the exons ATGGCGAGTCAATCCATAGCAAGTCGTTGGATACGTAAGAGGTTCCTGAAAAAGAATGACATTGCGGATGAAAAATATGAAGATGATCTGATTAAACGGGTAGTTGAGGAGAGGGAAAGACCAGTACGTCGTGGTTCAATCAAAGGTAGGATTGTTGTTCCTCGCTATATAACTAAAGGTCATGAAAATCTCTACCGTGACTACTTCGCTGATCCACCTATATTTTCTGATAATGTTTTTCGGAGAAGGTTCCGAATGAGACGCCATGTTTTTCTTAGAATTCAAAATGCAGTGCTTTTATGTGATCCATATTTCTTGCAAAAAAGGAATGTTGCGGGAGCTATCGGCTTGTCATCATATCAAAAGATAACTGCTGCACTACGAATGCTTGCTTATGGAGTTCCAGCAGATTATGTAGATGAATACGTTCGAATTGGTGAAAGTACTGCTCTAAAGAGTCTTAAAAGGTTTGTTAATGCTGTAGTTGTTATGTTTGGTGATGAGTACTTGAGACCACCAAATAGTAACGACATAGCTAGATTGCTTTCAATTGGTGAAAAACGTGGATTTCCTGGAATGTTGGGGAGCATAGACTGTATGCATTGGAGATGGAAAAATTGTCCATCTGCATGGCAAG GATCTCACAATGATATCAATGTGTTAGATCGGTCTTCTTTATTTGATGACCTAGCCACAGGACGTGCTCCTCCTGTCAACTATTTAGTTAATGGCAAACCGTATGATATGGGATACTATCTTGCTGATGGTATATATCCAACATGGGCGACATTTGTAAAGACAATACCAGCTCCACAAGGAAATAAGAAGAAACACTTTGCTAAACAACAGGAGGGAGCAAGAAAAGATGTAGAGCGAGCATTTGGAGTACTCCAAGCACGTTTTGCAATTGTACGAGGACCAGCACGTTTATGGAATCAAGAGACACTTAAGGATATCATGACAGCATGCATAATAATGCACAATATGATTGTGGAAGACGAGCGAGATGATGACCACTATATTAGAAATATTGGTCGAGATCGTGATAGTGAAATTGATCAAATCATTGAGAATTATGATATAGTTGGAGAGCCTTCAAATGTATTACCATCACATGAGCGAACACAAACATTGATGGAGTTCATTGACAACCATCTCCGCATTAAAGATGGGGAGACTCATTCTAGACTACAAGGCGATCTTATCGAACACTTATGGCAGCTACATGGAGGAGAATGA
- the LOC133716741 gene encoding uncharacterized protein LOC133716741, translating into MAIGMVMVRAAAWWDFYGNYGNRDGNGEMGRGNMLGEDGMHDMGLVGQRQRRWVKPSGGVIKLNIDGALEVTKGVFGTGAVCRDENGTCIGVLAVPMVGFVSPQTCEFLALVNGLHFCLQAGFTRLEIEGDAQNIFQALNSDQEDLSSDGALVDEAKVLLSSFQFCSWGYIPRECNNAAHCVAKVALSLPFPTYWWRMAPDWLIPILVDESL; encoded by the coding sequence ATGGCAATAGGGATGGTAATGGTGAGAGCTGCTGCGTGGTGGGATTTCTATGGTAATTATGGCAATAGGGATGGTAATGGTGAGATGGGTAGGGGTAACATGTTGGGAGAAGATGGGATGCATGACATGGGGTTGGTTGGGCAGCGACAAAGGAGATGGGTGAAACCAAGTGGGGGAGTCATCAAACTTAATATCGACGGGGCGCTGGAGGTAACCAAAGGGGTTTTTGGTACGGGAGCAGTTTGCAGGGATGAGAATGGTACTTGTATTGGGGTCCTGGCTGTCCCAATGGTGGGTTTTGTGAGTCCACAAACATGTGAGTTTCTAGCTCTGGTCAATGGATTGCATTTCTGTCTACAAGCGGGGTTTACTAGATTGGAAATAGAAGGTGATGCTCAGAACATTTTCCAGGCTTTAAACTCTGATCAGGAAGACCTCAGTTCAGATGGTGCACTAGTTGATGAAGCCAAGGTACTTTTAAGTTCTTTTCAGTTTTGTAGTTGGGGGTACATCCCAAGAGAGTGTAATAATGCTGCTCATTGTGTGGCAAAAGTCGCGTTATCTCTACCTTTCCCTACTTATTGGTGGAGGATGGCGCCAGATTGGCTTATTCCAATTCTAGTTGATGAGTCTTTGTAA